Proteins from a genomic interval of Shewanella seohaensis:
- the cdd gene encoding cytidine deaminase, with translation MQDRFIRSITQLPTPLADALIPLLHQNFAGHIDAQQLAELVQSSKMTEAEVLLALLPIAAALAKPPISEFYVGAIAKGKSGDIYMGANLELPGEALFHSVHAEQSAISHAWLSGESQIVDMIVNASPCGHCRQFMNELVEGGQIKIHLPSQDSHLLSYYLPYAFGPKDLNVQSPLLVKHETEFALDSSDPMVIEALDHAGLSYAPYTQSYAAVVLETADGATYCGRYAENAAFNPSMLPMQMALSNLTRHNRDFGEIRRAVLVESSQGKISLVGATMDALHAVAAIELEHIVVDPV, from the coding sequence ATGCAAGATAGATTTATCAGAAGCATAACCCAGCTGCCAACACCATTGGCTGACGCATTAATTCCCCTATTACATCAAAACTTTGCGGGACATATTGATGCACAGCAACTGGCAGAGTTAGTCCAAAGCAGCAAAATGACCGAAGCCGAAGTGTTACTGGCACTGCTGCCTATTGCCGCCGCCTTAGCAAAACCGCCGATCAGCGAGTTTTATGTGGGAGCGATTGCCAAAGGCAAAAGTGGCGACATCTATATGGGCGCCAACCTAGAACTGCCCGGCGAGGCCCTGTTTCACTCAGTGCATGCGGAGCAAAGCGCCATCAGCCACGCATGGTTAAGTGGTGAGAGCCAAATTGTCGACATGATAGTCAATGCCAGCCCCTGTGGTCATTGCCGTCAGTTTATGAACGAACTCGTCGAGGGTGGCCAAATTAAGATCCATCTGCCATCGCAAGACAGCCATTTACTGTCCTATTACTTACCCTACGCATTTGGGCCAAAGGACTTAAATGTACAGTCGCCCTTGCTGGTCAAGCATGAAACCGAATTTGCCCTCGATAGCAGCGATCCTATGGTGATTGAGGCGTTAGATCATGCGGGGTTAAGCTATGCACCTTATACCCAAAGTTACGCGGCCGTCGTATTAGAAACGGCAGATGGTGCAACCTATTGTGGTCGCTACGCTGAAAACGCGGCGTTTAACCCTTCTATGCTGCCAATGCAGATGGCCTTATCGAATCTGACTCGACATAACCGTGATTTTGGCGAGATCCGCCGTGCGGTGTTGGTCGAATCATCACAGGGGAAAATCAGTTTAGTGGGCGCAACCATGGATGCTTTACATGCCGTTGCGGCCATCGAACTTGAGCACATTGTGGTCGACCCTGTCTAA
- a CDS encoding Trm112 family protein, translated as MAFDKKLLDIVACPVCKGKLEYDKTTQQLICKADKLAYPITDGIPVLLENRAVPLNEAV; from the coding sequence ATGGCGTTTGATAAAAAACTGTTAGACATAGTCGCTTGCCCAGTGTGTAAGGGAAAATTGGAATACGATAAAACAACGCAGCAGTTGATTTGTAAGGCAGACAAATTAGCCTATCCAATCACGGATGGGATCCCTGTGTTACTCGAAAACCGTGCCGTTCCTTTAAACGAAGCGGTTTAA
- a CDS encoding glutaredoxin family protein encodes MFIIRWILGRIILLLNFVFTPKKRKRPQAEQQRIDAQTQALALYQYNACPFCVKVRRAMRRQGLNIQTVDAKQSPHKDELIAKGGKQQVPCLRIEENGQVQWLYESKEIINYLDQRFA; translated from the coding sequence ATGTTTATTATTCGCTGGATTTTAGGTCGGATCATTTTGTTACTGAACTTTGTGTTCACTCCAAAGAAGCGCAAGCGCCCACAGGCAGAACAACAACGGATTGACGCCCAGACCCAAGCACTGGCCTTATATCAGTACAATGCCTGCCCTTTCTGCGTAAAAGTGCGCCGCGCCATGCGTCGTCAAGGACTGAATATTCAAACGGTTGATGCAAAACAATCCCCGCACAAAGATGAGCTCATCGCAAAGGGTGGTAAACAACAGGTTCCTTGTTTACGCATCGAAGAAAATGGTCAAGTGCAATGGCTGTATGAATCGAAAGAAATTATTAATTACTTAGATCAACGCTTTGCCTAA
- a CDS encoding DUF748 domain-containing protein, translated as MLTQLSRLKLAFFSRPRYQRILAYLAITYLSYLIILGLVLPKAVVSFAPEKLTEVLGRPVTLQDLRINPFTYRVNIEQFEVKEKDNQAFAGLSQLQFEVNFWQSVFNQALVIDHIQLQGPFANVSRFQSQGTTQFNFDDILTRLNQAKTPNEPETTTENTRPLRVILGEFSLTAGKVKFEDNITHALVDYPNINFKLSQLDTEYLMTAKPTSPANSQPTQSQNKPATAAPTAQANTASNPPSILHNQFVAQLQDAHAGEVSLAGQFQLFPFKLVGDVQLAKLQLAPFWPFVAERFKVKLAAGELSINSHYQVELPADGNVQLTADRGQVIVEKVDLLNGDQSVIALPLLAIDGINLNLAKQLVDIKQIHSEGLSLKAKLDEQGIDLAQLLMPKSMAASPDTATPNSPAESQTAEAPAETNTSAASPSQTISEKSATEQQDAWLVTLGGLSIENYDIHLEEHKLTQTPQQWRVYPLNFATQAIVSDLKAPIDYELSFGLNDKGRFLSQGQVDVPGEAISANLKVEQLALAQFQPYLAPYVNMQLSSGLFSSEGKLNADGKGKAIYQGSVELDELSILDNIRKAPLVKWQKMHINQLDFDQQLNKINIDHLSFDQPYAKVVIAKDRTTNISNLIVETPATDAAKTTASTAKTVAKPQSSPDATAKQPELSLDIQKISFNQGSAFFADNSLTPNFASGIEQLEGNISHLSSKPGTKASVDIKGKIDRYAPVTLKGDINPLLDKPYLDLDLVFKSVELTSVNPYSGTYAGYYIDKGQLSLALNYKLEQNQLKGSNHLVIDQLKLGKRSNSDLATSLPVTLAIALLQDRHGVIDLGMEVSGDLDSPSFSVGGIIMTAITNVITKAVTAPFSFLAGLVGSDETLDKIPFNPGQFVLSPHEQESLDKLAKGLDDRPMLKLSLEGSVDAVKDSQAIAERMMKRKLATLANLPLTELPADLSPSQFPTEGPLADALVKLYEQEVKTNPDDVKDTIIAETKDAPLSKEELTTRWHIALYNLTEKAQNVSQGMLGDLAQERAKSVKAYLVDSKGIAPERIFLLESRVTLNQDAAQVNMSIDAN; from the coding sequence ATGTTGACTCAGCTATCACGGTTAAAACTCGCGTTCTTTAGCCGCCCACGATACCAACGAATTCTCGCCTATTTAGCGATAACCTACTTAAGTTACCTGATTATCCTTGGACTGGTACTTCCCAAGGCCGTAGTGTCTTTCGCCCCAGAGAAGCTTACCGAAGTCTTGGGCCGTCCTGTGACATTACAGGATCTGCGAATTAATCCTTTTACCTATAGAGTCAATATCGAACAGTTCGAAGTTAAAGAGAAAGACAATCAAGCCTTTGCGGGATTATCTCAACTTCAATTTGAAGTGAACTTCTGGCAATCCGTGTTTAATCAAGCCTTGGTGATTGACCATATCCAGCTGCAAGGTCCCTTCGCCAATGTCAGCCGTTTTCAATCTCAAGGGACAACTCAGTTCAATTTTGACGACATCCTGACTCGGCTTAATCAGGCGAAAACCCCGAATGAGCCAGAAACCACCACTGAAAATACCCGCCCACTGCGAGTAATATTAGGTGAATTCAGCTTAACGGCGGGTAAGGTCAAATTTGAGGATAACATCACCCATGCTTTGGTTGATTATCCCAATATCAATTTCAAACTCAGTCAGTTAGATACTGAGTATTTGATGACGGCCAAACCCACTAGTCCTGCAAATAGTCAACCGACTCAATCTCAGAATAAGCCTGCAACGGCTGCGCCTACGGCTCAGGCCAACACGGCATCAAATCCTCCGAGCATCCTGCACAACCAATTTGTCGCCCAGCTACAGGATGCCCATGCGGGTGAAGTCAGCCTTGCCGGACAATTCCAGCTTTTCCCCTTTAAACTTGTCGGGGATGTACAGCTCGCAAAACTGCAACTCGCCCCCTTCTGGCCATTTGTTGCTGAGCGATTCAAGGTAAAACTGGCAGCGGGTGAACTCAGTATCAACAGTCATTACCAAGTTGAGTTGCCAGCGGATGGAAACGTACAACTCACGGCCGATCGCGGCCAAGTGATTGTAGAGAAAGTTGATTTACTCAACGGTGACCAGTCCGTTATCGCCTTACCCTTGCTGGCGATTGATGGAATTAACCTCAACCTTGCCAAGCAGCTCGTCGACATTAAGCAAATCCACAGTGAAGGTTTAAGCCTTAAAGCCAAGCTGGACGAACAAGGCATCGATTTAGCGCAGCTGTTAATGCCAAAATCTATGGCTGCCAGCCCAGATACCGCAACGCCGAACTCGCCTGCTGAATCGCAAACAGCAGAAGCGCCAGCAGAAACGAACACGTCAGCCGCATCGCCTTCCCAAACGATCTCGGAAAAGAGCGCCACTGAACAGCAAGATGCTTGGTTAGTGACTCTGGGCGGGCTGAGTATCGAAAACTACGATATTCACCTTGAGGAACATAAACTCACCCAAACCCCACAGCAATGGCGTGTTTATCCCCTTAATTTTGCAACACAAGCCATTGTGAGTGATTTAAAGGCACCCATCGACTACGAACTTTCCTTTGGTCTGAATGACAAAGGGCGCTTCCTCTCCCAAGGGCAGGTCGATGTGCCAGGCGAAGCCATTAGTGCAAACCTGAAAGTCGAGCAGCTCGCCTTAGCCCAATTCCAACCCTACCTTGCGCCCTATGTGAATATGCAGCTCAGCAGCGGCCTATTCAGCAGTGAGGGTAAGCTAAACGCCGATGGCAAAGGTAAGGCGATTTATCAAGGCAGTGTTGAGCTGGATGAGCTGAGTATCCTCGACAACATTCGCAAAGCGCCCTTGGTTAAATGGCAAAAAATGCATATTAATCAGCTCGATTTTGACCAACAGCTGAATAAAATTAATATCGATCATTTAAGCTTTGATCAGCCCTACGCTAAAGTGGTTATCGCTAAGGATCGCACGACCAATATCAGTAATCTGATAGTTGAAACGCCTGCGACCGACGCAGCTAAGACTACTGCGTCAACGGCAAAGACAGTGGCTAAGCCGCAGAGCAGCCCCGATGCAACGGCGAAGCAGCCCGAGTTAAGCTTAGATATTCAGAAAATCAGCTTTAACCAAGGCTCGGCGTTTTTCGCCGATAACTCCCTCACGCCTAACTTTGCCTCAGGCATTGAGCAGCTTGAAGGCAATATCAGTCACTTATCCTCTAAACCCGGCACTAAGGCATCGGTCGATATTAAGGGTAAAATTGACCGTTATGCGCCAGTGACCCTAAAAGGGGATATTAACCCACTGCTGGATAAGCCTTATCTTGACTTAGACCTAGTGTTTAAGAGTGTCGAGCTAACCTCAGTGAATCCTTATTCAGGCACCTATGCAGGCTATTACATCGATAAAGGGCAATTATCCTTAGCACTTAACTACAAACTGGAGCAAAACCAACTCAAGGGCAGCAACCACCTAGTGATTGATCAGCTCAAACTGGGTAAACGCAGCAACAGTGACTTAGCCACCAGTTTACCGGTGACATTAGCGATTGCCCTGTTGCAGGACCGCCACGGCGTGATTGACCTTGGTATGGAAGTCTCCGGCGACTTAGACTCACCCAGCTTTAGTGTCGGCGGTATTATCATGACGGCCATCACCAATGTGATCACTAAGGCCGTAACTGCGCCCTTCTCTTTCCTTGCGGGTCTGGTGGGCTCCGATGAAACCTTGGATAAAATCCCCTTCAATCCAGGGCAATTTGTACTCAGTCCACATGAGCAGGAAAGCTTAGATAAACTCGCTAAAGGCTTAGACGATCGCCCAATGCTCAAGTTGAGCCTCGAGGGTAGCGTGGATGCCGTCAAGGATAGCCAAGCGATTGCCGAGCGTATGATGAAGCGTAAGCTGGCCACACTAGCCAATCTGCCACTGACAGAATTACCCGCGGATCTCAGTCCGAGCCAATTCCCAACCGAAGGTCCACTGGCCGATGCTCTGGTCAAACTGTACGAGCAGGAAGTCAAAACCAATCCGGATGATGTGAAAGACACTATTATTGCCGAGACCAAAGATGCACCACTCAGCAAAGAGGAACTCACCACCCGTTGGCACATCGCCCTGTATAACCTCACAGAAAAAGCGCAAAACGTCAGCCAAGGTATGCTTGGTGATTTAGCCCAAGAGAGGGCGAAGTCGGTGAAGGCCTATCTTGTCGACAGTAAAGGGATCGCGCCAGAGCGGATTTTCCTACTCGAGAGCCGCGTGACCTTGAACCAAGATGCGGCGCAGGTGAATATGAGCATCGACGCGAACTAA
- a CDS encoding single stranded DNA-binding domain-containing protein — translation MPLRSLSLTLLSCFTLLACSSAPIDPAEFAGKFKDKLTTDIRADGLKLFTYQAGLAEDKSKKDNAERPFPHEERMRQVAQDPREQRRSRKEQADSLEIWGKQVELGLDKTLEMTGYCREGYFELSRNIESGRGEIRGECKEGATEEDKQKFVRF, via the coding sequence ATGCCATTAAGATCGTTAAGTCTGACACTGCTGAGCTGCTTTACCCTACTCGCCTGTAGCAGCGCCCCGATAGATCCCGCTGAATTTGCGGGTAAGTTTAAAGATAAGCTCACCACAGATATCCGCGCCGATGGCCTGAAACTCTTTACCTATCAAGCCGGTTTAGCCGAAGACAAATCGAAAAAGGATAATGCTGAGCGCCCCTTCCCCCACGAAGAACGCATGCGCCAAGTCGCCCAAGATCCTAGAGAGCAACGTCGTAGCCGCAAAGAGCAGGCCGACTCACTCGAGATTTGGGGCAAACAAGTCGAGCTGGGATTAGATAAAACCTTAGAAATGACAGGATATTGCCGCGAGGGTTATTTCGAGTTGAGTCGAAATATTGAATCGGGACGTGGCGAAATTCGCGGAGAATGTAAAGAAGGCGCCACCGAGGAAGACAAACAAAAATTCGTGCGTTTTTAA
- a CDS encoding energy-coupling factor ABC transporter permease: protein MLDFWANRFAQIEWDISPLQCLSLLLLGLWIYAIWPKEELQQVLKDKGLQWRLLLTLIAVNTLWLLNASIQVGLHLHFLGIVTCLLMFGWRLATVALLLPSAFFSVFVLKQPAEFGAFSLFAIAIPLFCAFILYSRSYHLFPKHIFVFIFVGAFINAGLSTVFHQFSWAFWLWWSMDYDWGVLIDNYLMLIPLLAFPEALLNGMAVTLLVVYQPQWLFDYSDREYLWRK, encoded by the coding sequence ATGTTGGACTTTTGGGCGAATCGTTTTGCACAAATCGAATGGGATATCAGCCCATTGCAGTGCCTGAGTTTGTTGCTGCTGGGACTGTGGATTTATGCCATCTGGCCCAAGGAAGAGTTACAACAGGTACTGAAGGACAAAGGCCTACAATGGCGACTGTTACTGACCTTGATTGCGGTGAATACCCTATGGTTGCTCAATGCCAGTATTCAAGTGGGATTGCATTTACACTTTTTAGGCATAGTCACTTGCCTACTGATGTTTGGTTGGCGTTTAGCCACGGTTGCCTTGCTGCTACCGAGCGCTTTTTTCAGTGTCTTTGTGTTAAAGCAGCCTGCCGAGTTTGGTGCCTTTAGCCTGTTTGCGATTGCGATTCCGCTGTTCTGCGCCTTTATTCTCTACAGCCGTAGTTATCATTTGTTTCCTAAGCATATTTTTGTTTTTATTTTTGTCGGCGCTTTTATTAATGCTGGCTTGTCGACGGTTTTTCATCAATTCAGTTGGGCATTCTGGCTGTGGTGGTCAATGGATTATGACTGGGGCGTGTTGATTGATAACTATCTGATGTTAATCCCGCTATTAGCGTTCCCCGAAGCGCTGCTCAATGGCATGGCGGTGACGCTTTTGGTGGTATACCAACCCCAGTGGTTGTTTGACTATTCCGATCGCGAATATCTTTGGCGTAAATAA
- a CDS encoding DUF445 domain-containing protein — translation MNKSLVTNVLAAICVILGYTLSLPILFNVGLFALSGAITNWLAVYMLFEKVPGLYGSGVVPSRFEEFKAGIAHLMMKQFFTTENIDRFLSEKEGISQIDLAPVIDKVDLAPSFDALVNTVAQSSFGGMLSMFGGTEALMPLKEPFIEKMKASLVEMSESEQFRNLLKQEIEQPSVMADLQTKIANIVEQRLNELTPQMVKQIVQEMIQTHLGWLVVWGGVFGGAIGLVAALVQG, via the coding sequence TTGAATAAGAGTTTAGTGACAAATGTGTTAGCGGCCATTTGTGTGATTTTGGGATACACATTGAGCTTACCCATTCTGTTTAATGTGGGTTTGTTTGCCCTATCTGGCGCCATAACTAACTGGCTTGCGGTGTATATGCTGTTTGAGAAGGTCCCAGGTTTATATGGTTCTGGCGTGGTGCCATCGCGTTTTGAAGAGTTCAAAGCGGGGATTGCACATCTTATGATGAAGCAGTTCTTCACCACAGAGAATATTGACCGTTTTCTGTCGGAAAAAGAGGGTATTAGCCAAATCGATTTGGCGCCAGTGATTGATAAAGTCGACTTAGCACCTTCTTTCGATGCCTTAGTTAACACTGTGGCACAATCTTCCTTCGGTGGCATGTTATCCATGTTTGGCGGCACAGAGGCGTTAATGCCGTTAAAGGAACCCTTTATCGAGAAAATGAAAGCCTCTTTGGTGGAAATGTCCGAGAGTGAACAGTTCCGCAACTTATTGAAACAAGAGATTGAACAGCCGAGTGTGATGGCCGATCTGCAAACGAAGATCGCCAATATCGTTGAACAACGCCTGAATGAATTAACGCCGCAAATGGTTAAACAAATCGTGCAGGAGATGATCCAGACACATTTAGGTTGGTTGGTCGTGTGGGGCGGGGTATTTGGTGGCGCCATCGGACTTGTCGCCGCCTTAGTACAAGGTTAA
- a CDS encoding VOC family protein, translating into MDSAFNTAGALGWHELSTHDSEEAMRFYGEVFGWQFRTVKMPHGQYHLIENQGVGIGGITDNLIPALPCHWTGYVTVADVDIVAINAKKLGGDILFGPEDIPKVGRFCWIKDPQGAIIAAISYLSV; encoded by the coding sequence ATGGACTCTGCATTTAATACCGCTGGTGCCTTAGGTTGGCATGAACTCAGTACCCACGATTCCGAAGAAGCCATGCGCTTTTATGGCGAAGTGTTTGGTTGGCAGTTTAGAACGGTCAAAATGCCCCATGGTCAGTATCATCTCATTGAAAACCAAGGTGTAGGCATCGGTGGGATCACAGATAATCTTATCCCCGCATTGCCTTGCCATTGGACCGGTTATGTCACAGTCGCCGATGTCGATATAGTGGCAATTAATGCCAAAAAGCTTGGTGGTGACATTCTCTTTGGCCCAGAGGATATTCCCAAAGTAGGTCGTTTTTGTTGGATAAAAGATCCACAGGGTGCCATTATCGCGGCGATAAGTTATCTCTCGGTATAA
- the sbcB gene encoding exodeoxyribonuclease I, whose amino-acid sequence MYTASQPSIFWHDYETFGANPAKDRPTQFAGIRTDLDLNIISEPETFYCKQSTDYLPSPEAILITGITPQLANLKGLPETEFMGRIHALFSQPNTCVAGYNSLRFDDEVTRYGFYRNFIDPYAREWQNGNTRWDIIDLVRACYAFRPDGIHWPLKEDGSPSFKLEHLTQANGLSHEKAHDAMSDVYATIAMAKLIKEKQPKLYQYYFELRRKQAVSAQIDVLNMQPLAHVSSKISALQGCTTLIAPVAHHPSNKNAIICVNLAMDLSPLFELDVEQIKTRMYTPRAELAADELPIPVKQVHLNKCPFITSAKILDDAQAERLNIDKAFAREQYKRLKAHPELREKLAQLFEHEGEVTTTDPDLMLYSGGFFSPADKAKMEIIRHTLPQNLAALDLQFDDGRIPEMLFRYRARNYPELLNDQEAQRWRTFCQQRLSDQDYLLKLENLLQDTEGDEHKQKLLAALCHYLRGL is encoded by the coding sequence ATGTATACAGCATCTCAGCCAAGTATTTTTTGGCACGATTATGAAACCTTCGGAGCCAATCCCGCTAAGGATAGACCGACCCAATTTGCCGGGATCCGTACAGACTTAGATCTCAATATCATCAGTGAACCCGAGACTTTTTACTGTAAACAATCAACGGATTATCTCCCCTCGCCCGAAGCCATTTTAATCACAGGGATCACACCACAATTAGCCAACTTAAAGGGGTTGCCTGAAACCGAGTTTATGGGGCGCATTCATGCACTCTTTAGCCAACCGAATACCTGTGTCGCAGGCTATAACTCCTTACGCTTTGACGATGAAGTCACCCGTTATGGATTCTACCGTAACTTTATCGATCCCTATGCTCGCGAATGGCAAAATGGCAATACACGTTGGGATATCATCGACTTAGTCAGAGCTTGCTATGCGTTTAGGCCAGACGGGATCCATTGGCCATTAAAAGAAGATGGCTCACCCAGTTTTAAGTTAGAGCACTTGACGCAAGCCAATGGTTTAAGCCATGAAAAAGCCCACGATGCCATGTCCGATGTGTACGCCACCATCGCCATGGCCAAACTAATTAAAGAAAAGCAACCCAAGTTATATCAATACTATTTTGAGCTGCGCCGTAAACAGGCCGTGAGTGCACAAATAGATGTATTGAATATGCAACCGCTTGCCCATGTGAGTTCCAAAATCAGTGCGCTGCAGGGTTGTACGACGCTGATTGCCCCAGTAGCACACCATCCAAGCAACAAAAACGCCATTATTTGCGTTAACTTAGCGATGGATTTAAGCCCGCTGTTTGAGCTGGATGTCGAGCAAATAAAAACTCGCATGTATACACCAAGAGCCGAACTTGCCGCGGATGAGTTACCTATCCCAGTCAAACAAGTTCACCTTAACAAATGTCCTTTTATTACCTCGGCCAAGATTTTGGATGATGCCCAGGCTGAAAGACTCAATATCGATAAAGCCTTTGCCAGAGAGCAATACAAGCGTTTAAAGGCTCACCCTGAATTGCGGGAAAAACTCGCGCAACTCTTTGAGCATGAAGGCGAAGTGACAACCACAGATCCCGATTTGATGCTGTATTCCGGTGGTTTTTTCAGCCCCGCCGATAAAGCCAAGATGGAGATCATTCGCCATACCTTGCCACAAAATCTAGCGGCGCTGGATCTGCAGTTTGACGATGGACGTATCCCCGAGATGCTGTTTCGCTATCGGGCACGTAACTACCCAGAGCTGCTAAATGATCAAGAAGCCCAGCGTTGGCGCACCTTCTGCCAGCAACGTTTGAGCGATCAGGATTATTTACTGAAGCTTGAAAATCTGCTGCAAGATACCGAAGGTGACGAACATAAACAGAAGTTACTCGCGGCCCTGTGTCACTATTTACGCGGGCTCTAA
- a CDS encoding DUF1289 domain-containing protein, with product MRSGQSNHLEHPCVRNCCLDQQDICMGCFRHLDEILAWRTMTQAQRDDCYLRMAERKALFEAKRSANP from the coding sequence ATGCGGTCTGGTCAGAGTAATCACCTCGAACATCCCTGCGTACGAAATTGCTGCCTCGATCAGCAGGATATCTGCATGGGCTGCTTTAGGCATTTGGATGAGATCTTAGCGTGGCGCACCATGACACAGGCGCAGCGCGATGATTGTTACTTGAGAATGGCTGAGCGAAAGGCGTTGTTCGAGGCCAAACGAAGCGCAAATCCTTAA
- the lpxK gene encoding tetraacyldisaccharide 4'-kinase, which yields MQALVNKIWYEDHPLRWLLLPFSVLFALITAIRRSLFRLGLKSQTPFPVPVIVVGNITVGGSGKTPTVIYLIELLRQQGFNPGVISRGYGADIQGVKVVTAADSAAAVGDEPAMIVARTGVPMVVGAKRVDTAKALLAQFAVDVIICDDGLQHYALGRDIELVVIDGKRGLGNRHLLPAGPLREGAWRLNQVDFVVVNGGPAQANQYEMQLSPSAVLPVNPKAEAVFDPTQPVVAMAGIGHPARFFETLTQQGIQLALSHGFDDHQAYDKHVLCELAASRPLMMTEKDAVKCRDFAQENWWYLAVDAKLSPQFDQQLLSRVRSVAAAKQGKSYGV from the coding sequence ATGCAGGCGCTGGTGAATAAAATTTGGTACGAGGATCACCCATTGCGGTGGCTCTTACTGCCGTTTTCAGTGCTATTTGCCTTGATAACTGCCATTCGACGCAGCCTGTTTCGCTTGGGACTCAAATCCCAAACCCCATTCCCCGTGCCCGTTATTGTGGTGGGGAACATTACCGTTGGTGGCAGCGGTAAAACCCCTACAGTTATCTATTTGATTGAATTGCTACGGCAACAGGGGTTTAACCCTGGCGTTATCAGCCGGGGTTATGGCGCGGATATCCAAGGAGTCAAAGTTGTTACTGCGGCGGACAGCGCGGCGGCTGTGGGCGATGAGCCCGCCATGATAGTGGCACGCACCGGCGTGCCTATGGTGGTGGGTGCAAAACGTGTCGATACCGCCAAGGCGTTGCTGGCACAGTTTGCCGTGGATGTGATTATCTGTGACGATGGCTTGCAGCATTACGCCCTCGGCCGTGACATTGAGCTGGTGGTGATTGATGGAAAACGCGGTTTAGGGAATCGTCATTTGCTTCCCGCAGGGCCGCTACGGGAAGGTGCTTGGCGACTAAATCAAGTGGATTTTGTGGTGGTCAACGGTGGGCCCGCGCAGGCGAATCAATATGAGATGCAGCTCAGTCCTAGCGCTGTGCTGCCGGTAAATCCCAAGGCTGAGGCCGTGTTTGACCCGACGCAACCCGTGGTGGCGATGGCGGGCATTGGTCATCCGGCGCGTTTTTTTGAGACGTTAACGCAGCAAGGTATTCAACTCGCGTTATCCCATGGTTTTGATGATCACCAAGCCTACGATAAACACGTGTTATGCGAGCTTGCGGCATCTCGCCCGCTGATGATGACAGAAAAAGATGCGGTTAAATGTCGCGATTTTGCACAAGAAAACTGGTGGTATTTGGCTGTGGATGCCAAGCTATCGCCACAATTTGATCAACAGCTGCTGAGCCGTGTGCGCTCTGTGGCTGCAGCTAAACAAGGAAAATCCTATGGCGTTTGA